One window from the genome of Phycisphaerales bacterium encodes:
- a CDS encoding DUF2934 domain-containing protein, which translates to MPEETRTRNNTRKHTEAGEGSRAASATSTAQSRRMTDRLDESGAPVLNNNDGIGRAGNPASPPVTGASLGQKMGNAQLDPETAILEEIRIKAYERWLTRGQQPGSAEEDWREAEKEVRGKLWSRGSGTEPGI; encoded by the coding sequence ATGCCCGAAGAGACCCGCACCCGCAACAACACCCGCAAGCACACCGAAGCCGGCGAGGGCAGCCGCGCGGCCTCCGCCACCAGCACCGCCCAAAGCCGCCGCATGACCGACCGCCTCGATGAGTCCGGCGCCCCTGTCCTCAACAACAACGACGGTATCGGTCGCGCCGGCAACCCGGCCTCGCCGCCTGTCACCGGCGCTTCCCTCGGCCAGAAGATGGGCAACGCCCAACTCGACCCCGAGACCGCCATCCTCGAAGAAATCCGCATCAAGGCCTACGAACGCTGGCTCACCCGCGGACAGCAGCCCGGCTCCGCGGAAGAAGACTGGCGCGAAGCCGAGAAGGAGGTGCGGGGAAAACTGTGGAGCCGCGGGAGCGGGACCGAGCCCGGGATCTGA
- a CDS encoding prepilin-type N-terminal cleavage/methylation domain-containing protein has translation MARARATTPGRGAGFTLIELLVVISIVALLLAIALPAIGRARQTGANTRESAAIRQTGVAFAAYASDARGSVLPGFLPLEWVTPGFSVDQIRVFSNDTAAAPLEGSVARRYPWRLAPYLGYSQEALVVDRSLRSEFSKLPDSPMTRDGFQWMFAQSPSFGMNTTWVGGDQRRGGFHQPSITRWGKFYVTKVDEPRFPDKLLVFATSRGYHPVETTRVIPGRHRIEGPWRASREINQVPTWSEWDAPEGAFDRGREPSDYGHVDFRHFGRAAIVMFDGHVESVVPDDLSDMRRWSNLADRAGWRPQ, from the coding sequence GTGGCGCGTGCACGGGCAACAACACCGGGGCGAGGGGCGGGCTTCACGCTGATCGAGCTGCTAGTGGTGATCAGCATCGTGGCGCTGCTGCTGGCCATCGCCCTGCCGGCGATCGGGCGCGCGCGGCAGACAGGCGCGAACACGCGCGAGAGCGCGGCCATCCGGCAGACGGGCGTGGCGTTCGCGGCGTACGCGAGCGATGCGCGGGGCAGCGTGCTCCCGGGGTTCCTGCCGCTGGAGTGGGTGACGCCGGGGTTCAGCGTAGATCAGATCCGGGTGTTCTCGAACGACACGGCCGCGGCGCCGCTGGAAGGGAGCGTGGCGCGCCGGTACCCGTGGCGGCTGGCGCCGTACCTGGGGTACTCGCAGGAGGCGCTGGTGGTGGACCGGTCGCTGCGGTCGGAGTTCTCGAAGCTGCCCGACAGCCCGATGACGCGCGACGGCTTCCAGTGGATGTTCGCGCAGAGCCCGAGCTTCGGCATGAACACGACGTGGGTGGGGGGCGATCAGCGGCGCGGCGGGTTCCACCAGCCGTCGATCACGCGGTGGGGGAAGTTCTACGTGACGAAGGTGGACGAGCCGCGGTTCCCGGACAAGCTGCTGGTGTTCGCGACCAGCCGCGGCTATCACCCGGTGGAGACCACGCGGGTGATCCCGGGGCGGCACCGCATCGAGGGGCCGTGGCGGGCGAGCCGTGAGATCAATCAGGTGCCGACCTGGTCGGAGTGGGATGCGCCGGAGGGTGCGTTTGATCGTGGGCGTGAGCCGTCGGACTATGGGCACGTCGACTTCCGGCACTTCGGGCGTGCAGCCATCGTGATGTTTGATGGGCATGTGGAGAGTGTCGTGCCTGATGACCTGAGCGACATGCGGCGGTGGTCGAACCTGGCGGATCGGGCGGGGTGGCGGCCGCAGTAG
- a CDS encoding RtcB family protein, translated as MARREPENPIPLIDPVPISIWGEGLEPQSLAQMENARRLPVAVASALMPDAHVGFGVPIGGVLATRNAVIPYAVGVDIACRMKMTVLDIPPEDLEKPHRREKLARAIEQETRFGIGARFEKPRSHEVLDEDWGITYITRKNKDKAREQLGTSGSGNHFVEFGTLTVTEGIPNTEARGARSGEQAGNQSMLPPGVYTALLTHSGSRGTGAAVCDTYSRLAMELNPNLPSEVRQLAWLDLNSQAGGEYWAAMELMGQYAAANHACIHKAIAKNLGVEVLADIENHHNFAWKERHVIDGREEELVVHRKGATPAGAGVLGIIPGSMATPGFVVRGKGNAASLHSASHGAGRVMSRTAARSQFTWSGTRKTLAEQGITVLSAGADESPGVYKDIHQVMAAQQDLVEVLARFDPRLVKMAPEGERAED; from the coding sequence ATGGCACGGCGCGAACCTGAAAACCCGATCCCGTTGATTGACCCGGTCCCGATCTCCATCTGGGGCGAGGGGCTCGAGCCGCAGTCGCTGGCGCAGATGGAGAACGCGCGTCGGCTGCCCGTGGCGGTCGCGTCGGCGCTGATGCCCGATGCGCACGTGGGGTTCGGCGTGCCCATCGGCGGCGTGCTGGCGACGCGGAACGCGGTGATCCCGTACGCCGTGGGCGTCGACATCGCGTGCCGGATGAAGATGACGGTGCTGGACATCCCGCCCGAGGACCTCGAAAAGCCGCACCGGCGCGAGAAGCTGGCGCGGGCGATTGAGCAGGAGACGCGCTTTGGCATCGGCGCCAGGTTCGAGAAGCCGCGGTCGCACGAGGTGCTGGATGAGGACTGGGGCATCACGTACATCACGCGGAAGAACAAGGACAAGGCCCGCGAGCAGCTGGGGACCAGCGGCAGCGGCAACCACTTCGTGGAGTTCGGCACTCTGACGGTAACGGAGGGAATACCAAACACGGAGGCACGGGGGGCACGGAGTGGGGAACAGGCTGGCAATCAGAGCATGCTGCCGCCCGGCGTGTATACCGCGCTGCTCACGCACTCGGGCTCGCGCGGCACGGGCGCGGCGGTGTGCGATACGTACTCGCGGCTGGCGATGGAGCTCAACCCCAACCTGCCCAGCGAGGTGCGGCAGCTGGCGTGGCTGGACCTGAACTCGCAGGCGGGGGGCGAGTACTGGGCGGCGATGGAGCTGATGGGGCAGTACGCGGCCGCGAATCATGCGTGCATCCACAAAGCAATCGCGAAGAACCTGGGCGTGGAGGTGCTGGCGGACATCGAGAACCACCACAACTTCGCGTGGAAGGAGAGGCACGTCATCGACGGGCGCGAGGAGGAACTCGTCGTGCACCGCAAGGGGGCGACACCGGCGGGTGCGGGCGTGCTGGGCATCATCCCGGGCTCGATGGCGACGCCGGGGTTCGTCGTGCGCGGGAAGGGCAACGCGGCCTCGCTGCACTCGGCCTCGCACGGCGCGGGGCGGGTGATGTCGCGCACGGCCGCGCGGTCGCAGTTCACGTGGAGCGGGACACGGAAGACGCTGGCGGAGCAGGGGATCACGGTGCTGAGCGCGGGCGCGGATGAAAGCCCGGGCGTGTACAAGGACATCCATCAGGTGATGGCGGCGCAGCAGGACCTTGTGGAGGTGCTGGCGCGGTTTGATCCCAGGCTCGTGAAGATGGCGCCTGAGGGGGAGCGGGCGGAGGATTGA